The Magnolia sinica isolate HGM2019 chromosome 3, MsV1, whole genome shotgun sequence genome includes the window TGAACTCCCAACGAATACTAGAACAGATTTCATTCATTACGTTCAAGAACGGGCGAACCTCACCGTGGAGAAACCATGTCCTAGAATCAGGCAAATCCAAACGTGGGACACACATGGACAAGGAAAATGGATAATTGGTCAAAACCtctgaaccgttcatttattttgtgcaggtgtggcccacctggtgattaCACACGCCTGGTGGTTGGGACGCATGAGGCAGCTCTGATCTAGATACCATTGGGTCTGAGGCGAGTGAACTTTCAAACAGCATTAGAGCGAGTGCAATTATCACTcctcgaggtgggccccacccgcatATAGCGGGCTGTAATCTTTTccacatgggtgggccccatCGGATTGGCCCAATAGTAAGGCATCTACACAATCCATCGCCTAACCGATCGGCATCTGACGGTAAGAACAGAGGTGAAAACCACACTCTAACAGAGAGGCGTCTTATCAAATCCGCGTCTTACACTAAGAACTTGCACAGATGAAAACCtgtaatgagagagagaaagagagatctgAACTAAAACCACATTTTATAGAAGGATTAAAACCTCATTTTATAGACGAACAGAGgactaatatatttttttaaaggcgAAGAACAGAGGATTACAAGAAACCCTATCGCCAAAATCCTaataaaaatctgaaaaatgcaaaaaaagaagaagaagaaaagaattagaGAAATGTGAATTCCaattgctgagagagagagagagagagagagagagagagagagagatggagaaggaAAAACCCAGAAAATCCATACCAGAAAAGAATCAAACGAATCTTCCTCTCCAAAACCCTAGAATATATCGATATCTCAGAGCAGCTCCCGCCTCGCCGCATACCCGTACTGCGATCGCCGGATATTGTCCTGCCGCTTCTTGTACACGAATCCGCCCACCCCGACAATGCCCGCCCCGACGATGACTCCGATCGCGATCCCGGCCTTCTGCCCGGTCTTCAATCCGCCGTCCGACCCCGATCCTTCCGATTCCTCGCCATCGCCATTGCCGCTTTTGATATTGCTGCTGTCCTGCGACGGCGACGAACCAGGGGCGTTCTCGTTAGACGGTGGTGGTGCCGGGGGAGAATTCTCGGACGATGGAGATTGCGGCTCGATCGATGGTTGAGATGAAGGAGCTTCGTGGGGAGGACTGACGATCGACGGTGCAGAAGACGGAGCTTCTGGAGGAGATGGCGAAGGCGGTAAATCGTCTCCGCTATGGGGAGAAGGAGCAGGCGAAGGCGAACTTGCAGAGAAAGCACGATCTGAAAACAACGAAAGCAGTGCCAGAAAGACACACAGCCTACCCAATCCTTCCATGGCAGATCTCCCAAAACCAATGAAATTAACAGATAAAATCAGCTACAAAAGAGACAGATCCGTGGCCACAATGCAAGAAACGTGGATCTGATTCCAGAAACGGGATCTGGAAACCCTAGATCTGAGGAAACTGAAGAAATCTGGAGAGAAATTGGGAAATGGAGGAGGAAGAacggaggagaatgagagaagtACTAGATCTGGAGGCGTAGATCTGACGGAAAGGTGACgctttttgaaggaaatggagtGGAAATGAGACGGCGGGGATCGAGATTAAAGTGAAATGGGATATTGAAAATACTGGATCGAAGGAAAAAGAATATGAAACGAGAAAGAGGTGGAGATGACTGTGCAGACAGTAGACTTGTATGGTTAGAGTAGAAATCGCGTGGAATAGGAGAAGGTGAGAAACGgacgaaagagagagagggccGTGGACACCGTTTTCAACGGCTGGAGAGAAGCGTCATTTATTTCTGCGATTGCGCggattttttacttttttgaatCATGAATTCCTCGTATTGTAGTCCGCGAATAACTGAAGTAACCAACCATACGTGGGGTTTTGATAGGGTGGGGTACCGTACGTTGGCAGGTTTCCACCTGATTGTATCCTTAGaatgatcttaaccgttcatGTTCTCTTAAATAATCGTGTTTCATTGATGATCATGACCTTTGAATATGAACCATTGAACATTTAACTTCATACACaaatcagcatttaacaaatgaTTATTATGATGGGACATAAGCACATTTTGCATAACATGAACGGTTCATATCATCATTTAAGATGAAATGGGGCTCAGTGCCTCCGTACCCTTCCAAAACTgaatgatcggaaccgttcaatGTGTGCATCCCACCATTAGTAGGTAATGGCAAAATAAGAGTTGCAACGCGTTGTCCCAGGCATTCATTCCGCAGACGAATAAAAATCACATATGATCAATGGTTTACGGGGTCCACTTTCTGAGGTCGGACTTTTAGAAATTGATCTCACATGGCCCAGCGGGTGGAATAGGATATATAACATGGGTGGTTCGAGGACTACTTGTATTTTGTCCTTTCTACTTTTCTTCGATCGTAAGCGTTTCAaagtacgagagagagagagagagctcagctGGCGATTATCGAGATTCGCAAGGGGCGTAAAAACAAGAAGTTTTTAGTCCGCAGGTGAAACCACACGAGGTCGGTTCCTCTCCAGGTCCCCATGGCATCGCACCTGTCCAGAAGGGTCGCTCCATCTTGAAAGTTAGACGAAGCAATAGACAGGCAGATACAAGTGGGCCGACATCTTTAAACAGCTGTCCATTACTTTTTCTTAGCTTGGCCCGGATAATGACTAGATACGCCTGATTTTCAGCACGGTCGTTTTACATGGAAggggattgcgtagtgagtaactcactaccgttagcgtactgagtaaactatgtgaggtccacaatgatttatgtattttatcctctccgtccatccattttcccagataattttagggattgagcccaaaaataaagtatatacaatgttcaaatggaccacaccaaaggaaacatactgttgaaaattttttgggggccacacaagttttggatcaagcttatatttttgttttccgttcatccatgtctgcacgatcttatgaacagattgaacaACAAATAAATATAACTGTAGGGCCTAgccaggtttcaacggtggaaatcattatccctactgtttcctgtggcatgatccacttgatctttggataagcttcaattttgggtccaaccccttaaattagatggaaaaagggatggaccacatacattcaaggtaggcccgactcagtttactcagtatgcaatccgatttcgtagAAGACATTTTGAGTTGTGAATCGTGATTCATTGAGCGGCCACTCATGTGAGGAGCAGGAATACGTGCCAAATATTTGTGTACGGAACATGCATGGTTTGAATGATTTTGGTCCGCTAATCAATCAGGTCAAACTTGTATCACAAATAAATGGACAGTTGAAGATCCAACGGTAACAATTTAGTGGCTCAGTTGATACCCCTGATTCCCTATTTTTGGTACATTATACCTTTATAGTGCACCCAACCAGATGAATTACCCAGATCTCTTATACATCAACCTGATCAATGGCCTACTCAACGGATCACATGACAGTTTGGATCAACGAAGATGACCTCACATCCAACGCATTTACCCACTGACGTATCCCATTAAAATTGCCCTCGCAGACCTTCTTGTTTGGTGATCTAAACTGATTACAATACGGACCACCTAGATGTTCTTGCCCAAACATGAATACGGTACATTCAAAGCCGCAGGTACATTTTATTTTTCCGATGAGAAATGATCACAGGCAGCCAGCTTCAGTGATGCGGTGGATTTTCAGCCACCAAAGCCTACAAAAGAAATATTAATTGCCAAAGTGATTTTTAGAGGCTGAAAATGCACTACATCACTCTTACGATGCAAGCGGTCTGTAGATGATCAGTTCTCGGTTGAAATGGAAGATTACATGGTAGTAACTCTTTACGAATGGATTGAATCTTGTACTCTTTTAAGTGCCCACGAGCAGCGTATACATGATCTCCTTGTGCACACGTGTGGGCTTAGGCAGAAGTGTGATTTAAGACCAAGGTTCATCCAAACAGCCGAAGTGCCATTTCTTTTGTTTAAAAAACACTTGAATAGGACATTTTTGGCCTAATAAAGAGGACAGGAATACAGCTACAGTCCACATTCAAGTGGAAAAGGTCCCAAG containing:
- the LOC131240329 gene encoding classical arabinogalactan protein 1-like — its product is MEGLGRLCVFLALLSLFSDRAFSASSPSPAPSPHSGDDLPPSPSPPEAPSSAPSIVSPPHEAPSSQPSIEPQSPSSENSPPAPPPSNENAPGSSPSQDSSNIKSGNGDGEESEGSGSDGGLKTGQKAGIAIGVIVGAGIVGVGGFVYKKRQDNIRRSQYGYAARRELL